A region from the Planctomycetota bacterium genome encodes:
- a CDS encoding acetyl-CoA carboxylase carboxyl transferase subunit beta — GFAGPRTIKATIRVELPKGFQTSEFLLEHGFIDRIVARPQLKSEIARAIDYCGG; from the coding sequence CGGGTTCGCCGGCCCGCGGACGATCAAGGCGACGATCCGAGTCGAACTGCCGAAGGGGTTCCAGACGAGCGAATTCCTCCTCGAGCACGGCTTCATCGACCGGATCGTCGCCCGGCCGCAGCTCAAAAGCGAGATCGCCCGGGCGATCGACTACTGCGGCGGCTGA